One part of the Terrimicrobium sacchariphilum genome encodes these proteins:
- a CDS encoding PHP domain-containing protein — protein sequence MRYRFDLHCHSFYSADAADAPEDLIAKAKARGLSGIAITDHDSCEVHKYLREKGLERADGQPVDGFLVVPGVEVSTADGHLLCIGAILPKLQGQPAVAVAAAIHDMGGIAIPAHPYDRWRSGIRTEVLDTMDIHAIEVFNAAVSSRKYNDHASAYATNRGLSMTAASDAHHASAVGVSCTAFEMDELSVPALLAAIRQGGVPEGRYLSFTEALKKHFGNFFRAANKRPLPRIDT from the coding sequence ATGCGCTACCGCTTCGACCTCCACTGCCACTCGTTCTACTCCGCCGACGCCGCGGACGCGCCCGAGGACCTGATCGCCAAGGCCAAAGCTCGCGGCCTGAGCGGCATCGCCATCACCGACCACGATTCCTGCGAGGTTCATAAATACCTTCGCGAAAAAGGCTTGGAGCGCGCCGACGGCCAGCCCGTGGACGGCTTTCTCGTCGTTCCAGGGGTCGAGGTCTCCACCGCCGACGGGCATCTGCTTTGCATCGGCGCGATCTTGCCAAAGCTCCAGGGCCAGCCCGCCGTCGCTGTCGCCGCCGCGATTCATGACATGGGCGGCATCGCCATCCCGGCCCATCCCTATGACCGCTGGCGCAGCGGCATTCGGACGGAGGTGCTCGATACGATGGATATCCACGCTATCGAGGTCTTCAATGCCGCCGTATCGTCGCGCAAATACAACGACCATGCGTCCGCCTACGCCACCAATCGCGGCCTTTCCATGACCGCTGCCAGCGACGCTCACCACGCTTCGGCTGTCGGAGTCAGTTGCACGGCGTTTGAAATGGACGAGCTAAGCGTGCCCGCCTTGCTCGCTGCGATCCGCCAGGGCGGCGTGCCCGAGGGCCGATATCTGAGCTTCACCGAGGCGCTTAAGAAGCACTTCGGAAACTTCTTCCGTGCCGCGAACAAGCGCCCTCTGCCACGTATCGACACGTAA
- a CDS encoding universal stress protein has translation MKTLLVPVDFSESTKLLVEKAAAIAGELGGRIVLLHVTEPMASYVPVGASMDVLTPTPPATEVIDVSVLQERIDAFVSDLRARGLQADGKAISGLAVDDILDQAAVEKADYIVLGSHGHGALFHLFSGSVVTGVLKRAICPVIVVPVRRQS, from the coding sequence ATGAAAACCCTCCTGGTGCCGGTTGATTTCAGTGAGTCGACGAAACTCTTGGTTGAAAAAGCAGCGGCTATCGCGGGAGAGTTGGGCGGGCGTATTGTGCTGCTGCACGTGACTGAGCCGATGGCCTCATATGTGCCCGTAGGCGCCTCCATGGATGTGCTGACACCAACACCTCCTGCGACCGAGGTGATCGATGTTTCAGTGTTGCAGGAGCGGATTGATGCATTTGTATCGGATTTGAGGGCCAGGGGCTTGCAAGCCGATGGCAAGGCTATCTCGGGTCTCGCCGTCGACGATATTCTCGACCAGGCCGCGGTGGAAAAGGCGGATTATATCGTGCTGGGCTCTCATGGCCATGGAGCACTATTTCATCTCTTCAGCGGCAGTGTGGTGACGGGTGTGCTCAAGCGCGCGATCTGTCCGGTTATTGTTGTGCCGGTGCGGCGGCAGAGTTAA